The DNA segment GGTATTGGCTATACtcaaatatttaagaatattcTTAACTTTGAGTAAACAAATatctgagatttttttttatggcggTGTATTTTGCTGAGAATAAAAAGTTGAGAAAATTCTCAGGCTGAGTAAAAAAAGTTTACTCGAATAGTTTTATGGCGCCGGGGCTCGGTATGATTGATATGCAACAACCAACTAACAAAAATGGGGTTATCAACTCAAATTTTCAATTCTCATATGCTATCACAAAATTGAAAGACATAATGTTTTTTTCGGATACAATTTCAtttaaagtcgaaattttaagatttgaaatgtaaaaatttttactttgaaaaaatttttCAAGACCCAATTTATGtttactatacatgtatgtctctAATTCACTTCAGAATCCTTAAAAACCTTATTGACATTTCATTCTATTTCAAAATACCCTCAAAagcaacataattttttttttttttttttactaagtaTGGTATTGGCTATACtcaaatatttaagaatattcttaactttgagtaaaaaaatatctgagAACTTTTTTATGACGGTGTATTTTGCTGAgaataaaaaattgagaaaattctcAGGCTGAGTAAAAAAACTTTACTCAAATAGTTTTATGGCGCCGGGGCCTGATTGTGAGATTAAAGATGATATTCTAATGAAAATTTtgatgtgacatttttttttattggtcaaTTATTATCcttcaaatctacaattgacatGTTGACCTATAATTTTAATGAGGAGTGAGCCATACTACTTTcttatatttaaatgaatacaTGTACCAATTGTTGTCTTCATTCtcagattttcttttttcttaatgTCAAATGGATTACAGgttatattttttactaaaccCTGAAAATACAAGAGATATTTGCCATTGGAACATGGATAATCCTCGTGTAATTCATGATTAAATCCAATGATAATATGTAGCTTAGCTAAACATTTGTCATATGACAATAACTTAAGAATTGTTTCAGGGCAATAATTCCAGAGCAAGGTCTTGAAGTTGATAAACTTTTTGAATTCTTATTTGCCATGCTTGGATTCAACTAAGTGATGGCTTTCAGTTTGTCTAGTTGGGTTTTCTTAACCTCAAATTACTACATGTACCAAATATGCTGTCCAAAAGTttaacattcttattatatattttaggtACTAGTATGGCACACCAGAACTGAGAAaactaaattgaaaaatgaacaattaaTGATAAAACAACATGGTCAAGGCTCTGATACTAACATAGAAGTTTGATTTACACAGATCTAAAACATGGTCAAGGCTCTGAACTTATGATTAACATAGATCCATAACATGGTCAAGGCTCTAAACTTATGATTAACATAGATCTAAAACATGTTCAAGGCTCTAAACTTACGATTAACATAGATCTAAAACATGGTCAAGGCTCTGAACTTATGATTAACATAGTTCTAAAACATGGTCAAGGCTCTGAACTTATGATTAACATAGATCTCTCTGAACTTATGATTAACATAGATCTAAAACATGGTTAAGGCTCTGAACTTATGATTAACATAGATCTAAAACATGGTCAAGGCTCTGAACTTATGATTAACATAGATCTAAAACATGGTCAAGGCTCTGAACTTATGATTAACATAGATCTAAAACATGGTCAAGGCTCTGGACTTATGATTAACATAGATATTTAATTAATAAAGACCTGTTGGTATGGGTCACTGAAAAAACGGAGATAACTCGGAAGGAGGTGTCTGTATAAATCAAAGAACAGTAGTGAAATATGGTACACTAAACTTACTTGTGGAGAGCAAAGAACAgaagatgttttaaaaaaatacttgttaAGATcataatataaagataaatatatttctgcAAGTAATAATCTACAGTAACATCATGTATGATGAATAgattttgtctttcttttttatttctatcaaaatgttaaataagTTGGACTGTTAAATTGAAATGATATTTCTGGGACAGGAAAAATGTGGAAATTtcaatacaaacattttaacaaaaagtaGGATCTAAAATGTTTTCTATTCATAGATAGAGAAGCTTAGTATCGTTGAATTTCTCTCTAAGCAAGAATGAtgaattgttttcaataaaaaaaaatgttatgtaaTTTTTTGTCTTGCTTGACGGAGTCCAAAAGCAAGACATAGGTATACTGTTTTTTGGCATCGGCGGTGTCAACAAGGTATTAGTTTGagattaggtctagtttatggtgaaccaTTTGTGGTAAGTCAAAGATATTTGGTATGTAGTTGTATTAGTATTTGCACATCTCAttaccatggagattatttggcccacCCCTTCAGTTATGGTCtattgtctttgaaattttgcttttttttcatgtattagtttgtgataaggTCAGTTTATGAGAAACCACTAGTGGTAAGTTAATGATAATTgttatgcagttgtataagcattagcacatctcatttccatggagattattttaCCTCATCCCCTCATTTATGGTTTATTGACTTTGACATTTTGCTTAGTtgacatgtattagtttgtgtttAGGTTTGTTTAAAGGAATCTTCTTAtgataagtcaatggtatttggtatgcagctgtattagcattggcaaatctcatttccatggagattgtttagccatgttccttcagtcatggttcattgactttggaTATTTGCAAAACTGACATGTTTTTGCATTatcgaaattacaaaaaagcgagacatatctctgtgatagcagttattattattaatagaaTTTGTATATGTCACtacttttgatataaatgtttTGCATCAAATTTATACTGAAGATTAATGTATACACATGAATTAAAGGTAATGTTGTGTAATTGTCAACGATTATTTCTTATTCTGAttgttgaaaaatgaaaatatgaaaacataagGTTCAAGGTGTTTTTTTCCAACACCTATGGTGTTGCCTTTTTAGCAGTAATAAAACCATTGTAACAAATTCTGAATTATAAACCATATACACTAATGTAAGcaacagttttatattttttaaaagttatgaaTGCTGAACAgttgaaaacaaagaaaatattaagatgATTTCAAGTTTTGAgggatgaatttcatttttttttcattttcatatctggtaaaaaaatccttaatatTTCTATATTCCATAAAAGTGGATCTACATGTTTAAAAGGGATATTgtaggaaaaaatatttattgcatGCCACCATATGTTCTGTTTTAGTTTATTCTATATACTGTTGATTGTTAACCAATGATATCATGTGTCTATCTGTGTATGAAAATGTAGTATTTTAAACAATACTAATAAAACTTTCGTTTTTACTGCTATTGAATTGTATAGCCATCTTCCAAAACACATTCATTGTTTAAACCAATTTCTGCTTTTCCTTGCTTGAAAGTATCTGTGATTTTACCCAGTGTAAATAATCTTTGTAAAGTTGggtctcattgatgtatatcCACATTACTTTTGTTAAGCCTAAAATGGCAAAAAAGTGGGACAAGCCAATCTTGAATTATGTCATCATCATATCTGATTTAAGTTTTATGTCAAACATTTATGGAACTTCAAGATACTTGAACATAAGACTTTTATGATTAAAAGACAGCTCCAGggcaatattttgaaaatctgtttattttcatttttctgtatttaacttcaaaagtaaaattaccaatatatcaaactctgaggaaaattcaaaacagtgaagtctgaaaatttcagggtggATAAATCTAAatcttataaacatttttgccaccaatcagatttgctctaaatactttagtttcagagatataaaccaaaaactgcattttaccgcttttttctatatttagccATGTCGGTTGGAAGGCACGttcattggacacattttttaaacaagataccctagtgatgattgtggccaagtttggttaactgtggtccagtagtttcagaggagaaaaaaattctaaaagttATCAGACAAGgtcggacgccaagtgataaaaaaagctcacttgacctttcaggtcaggtgagcttaAAAGGATGTGATGTACATTGAAATagccctggttcatcaactttcaaCTCAAGACTCATTTTACTAAGTCTATGTAACAGccgcaagctcttgaataccaaATAAGTTGGGGAAAAGTGTATCCCATATGCATGTGAacttggtatattgctactaaggtgggcgaaattgataataacaaaattaaaatcgcattgtTTGTCATAGAAAGGGCTTTTTATCATGATTCTTAGATATTCAAGGGCTTGTCATTCCAATAATGTTTTTCTGCATATTAAAGGGCTTATGTTTCCTACCATGATTTACAAGTTATTCAAGAGCTTGTGATTTCTATCAAGATGTCCTATATAGCCAAGGGAAAGTGTTTCTGTCATGATATCCAATATGGTCAAGGTCATGTGTTCCTATCATGATATCCTATATCGTCATGGGCATGTGTTCCTATCATGATATCCTATATAGTCAAAGGCTTGTGATTCTTATCATGATAACTTATATAGTCAAGGCCATGTGTTCCTATCATGATATCCTATATTGTCATTGGATTGTGTTTCTATCATAATGTCATAAATAGACAAGGGCTTGTGTTCCTATCATGATATCCTATAGTCAAGGGCAAGTGTTCCTATCATGATATCCTATAGTCAAGGGCATGTGTTCCTATCATAGATAATGAAGGACAAGTGTTCCTATCATGATATCCTATAGTCAAGGGCATGTGTTCCTATCATGATGTCCTATATAGTCAAGGTCACATGTTCCTATCATGATATCATTTAGTCAAGGGCATGTGTTCCTATCATAGATAGTCAAGGGCAAGTGTTCCCATCATGATGTCCTATATAGTCAAGGTCACATGTTCCTATCATGATATCGTATCTTGTCAAGGGCATGTGTTCCTATCGTGATTTCCTAGTCAAGGGCATGTGTTCCTATCATGATATCATATCTAGTCAAGGGCAAGTGTTCCTATCATGATATTCTATATAGTCATGGGCATGTGTTCCTATCAAGATGTCCTATATAGCCATGGACATGTGTTCCTATCAAAGATAGTGAAGGACAAGTGTTCCTTTCATGATATCCTATAGTCAAGGGCATGTGTTCCTATCATGATATCCTTTATAGTCAAGGTCACATAATCCTATCATGATATATAGTCAAGGGCATGTGTTCCTATCATGATATCCAATATGATCAAGGGCATGTGTTCCTATCATGATATCCAATATGATCAAGGGCATGTGTTCCTATCATATCCTATATCGTCATGGGCATGTGTTCCTATCATGATATCCTATATAGTCAAAGGCTTGTGATTATTATCATGATAACTTATATAGTCAAGGCCATGTGTTCCTATCATGATATCCTATATTGTCATGGGCTTGTGTTTCTATCATAATGTCATAAATAGACAAGGGCATGTGTTCCTTTCATAATATCCTATATAGCCATGGGCATGTGTTCCTATGAAGATGTCCTATATAGCCATGGGCATGTGTTCCTATCATAGATAGTGAAGGACAAGTGTTTCTATCATGATATCCTATAGTCAAGGGCATTTGTTCCTATCATGATGTCCTATATAGTCAAGGTCACATGTTCCTATCATGATATATAGTCAAGGGCATGTGTTCCTATCATAGATAGTCAAGGGCAAGTGTTCCTACCATGATGTCCTATATAATCAAGGTCACATGTTCCTATCATGATGTCCTAAACAGTCATGGACTTGTGTTCCTATTGGATATTATATAGTCAAGGGCATGTGTTCCTATCATGATATCCTATAGTCAAGGGCAAGTGTTCCTATCATGATATCCTATAGTCAAGGGCATTTGTTCTTATCATGATGTCCTATATAGTCAAGGTCACATGTTCCTATCATGATATCTTATAGTCAAGGGCATGTGTTCCTATCAAAGATAGTCAAGGGCAAGTGTTTCTAACATGATATCATATATAATCAAGGTCACATGTTCCTATCATGATGTCCTAAACGGTCATGGACTTGTGTTCCTATCGTGATATCCTACAGTCAAGGGCATGTGTTCCTATCAtgatatcatatacatgtagtcaagGGCAAGTGTTCCTATCATGATATCCTATAGTCAAGGGCATGTGTTCCTATCATGATGTCCTAAATTGTCATGGACTTGTGTTCCTATCATGATGTCCTAAATTGTCATGGACTTGTGTTCCTATCATGATATCGTATCTTGTCAAGGGCATGTGTTCCTATCATGATATCATATCTAGTCAAGGGCAAGTGTTCCTATCATGATATTCTATATAGTCATTGGCATGTGTTCCTATCAAGATATCCTATAGTCAAGGGCATGTGTACCTATCATGATGTCCTATATAGTCAAGGTCACATAATCCTATCATGATATATAGTCAAGGGCATGTGTTCCTATCATTATATCCAATATGATCAAGGTTATGTGTTCCTTTCATATCCTATATCGTCATGGGCATGTGTTCCTATCATGATATCCTATATAGTCAAAGGCTTGTGATTATTATCACGATAACTTATATAGTCAAGGCCATGTGTTCCTATCATGATATCCTATATTGTCATGGGCTTGTGTTTCTATCATAATGTCATAAATAGACAAGGGCATGTGTTCCTATCATGATATCCTATATAGTCATGGGCATGTGTTCCTATCATGATATCCTAAATTGTCATGGACTTGTGTTCCTATCATGATATCGTATCTTGTCAAGGGCATGTGTTCCTATCGTGATATCCTATAGTCAAGGGCATGTGTTCCTATCATGATGTCCTAAATTGTCATGGACTTGTGTTCCTATCATGATATCATATCTTGTCAAGGGCATGTGTTCCTATCGTGATATCCTATAGTCAAGGGCATGTGTTCCTATCATGATATTCTATATAGTCAAAGGCTTGTGATTCTTATCATGATAACTTATATAGTCAAGGCCATGTGTTCCTATCAAGATGTCATATATAGCCATGGGCATGTGTTCCTATCAAATATAGTGAAGGACAAGTGTTCCTATCATGATATCCTTTAGTCAAGGGCATGTGTTCCTATCATGATGTCCTATGTAGTCAAGGTCACATGCTCCTATCATGATAGCATATAGTCAAGGGCATGTGTTCCTATCATAGATAGTCAAGGACAAGTGTTCCTAACATGATATCCTATATAGTCATGGGCTTGTGTTTCTATCATAATGTCATAAATAGACAAGGACATGTGTTCCTTTCATGATATCCTATATAGCCAAGGGCATGTGTTCCTATGAAGATGTCCTATATAGCCATGGGCATGTGTTCCTATCATAGATAGTGAAGGACAAGTGTTTCTATCATGATATCCTATAGTCAAGGGCATTTGTTCCTATCATGATGTCCTATATTGTCAAGGTCACATGTTCCTATCATGATATCATATAGTCAAGGGCATGTGTTCCTATCATAGATAGTCAAGGGCAAGTGTTCCTACCATGATGTCCTATATTATCAAGGTCACATGTTCCTATCATGATGTCCTAAACGGTCATGGACTTGTGTTCCTATCGTGATATCCTATAGTCAAGGGCATCTGTTCCTATCATGATATCCTATAGTCAAGGGTAAGTGTTCCTATCATGATATCCTATAGTCAAGGGTGAGTGTTCCTATCATGATATCCTATAGTCAAGGGCATGAGTTCCTATCATGATGTCCTAAATTGTCATGGCCTTGTGTTCCTATCATGATATCGTATCTTGTCAAGGGCATGTGTTCCTATCGTGATATCCTATGGTCAAGGGCATGTGTTCCTATCATAGATAGTGAAGGACAAGTGTTCCTATCATGATATCCTATAGTCAAGGGCATTTGTTCCTATCATGATGTCCTATATAGTCAAGGTCACATGTTCCTATCATGATATCATATAGTCAAGGGCATGTGTTCCTATCAAAGATAGTCAAGGGCAAGTGTTTCTAACATGATATCCTATATAATCAAGGTCACATGTTCCTATCATGATGTCCTAAACGGTCATGGACTTGTGTTCCTATCGTGATATCCTATAGTCAAGGGCATGTGTTCCTATCATGATATCCTATAGTCAAGGGCAAGTGTTCCTATCATGATATCCTATAGTCAAGGGCATGTGTTCCTATCATGATGTCCTAAATTGTCATGGACTTGTGTTCCTATCATGATATCATATCTTGTCAAGGGCATGTGTTCCTATCGTGATATCCTATAGTCAAGGGCATGTGTTCCTATCATGATATTCTATATAGTCAAAGGCTTGTGATTCTTATCATGATAACTTATATAGTCAAGGCCATGTGTTCCTATCAAGATGTCATATATAGCCATGGGCATGTGTTCCTATCAAATATAGTGAAGGACAAGTGTTCCTATCATGATATCCTTTAGTCAAGGGCATGTGTTCCTATCATGATGTCCTATGTAGTCAAGGTCACATGCTCCTATCATGATAGCATATAGTCAAGGGCATGTGTTCCTATCATAGATAGTCAAGGACAAGTGTTCCTAACATGATATCCTATATAGTCAAGGTCACATGTTCCTACCATGATGTCCTACATAGTCTAGGTCATGTGTTCCTATCATGATATCATATAGTCAAGGGCATGTGTTCCTATCATAGATAGTCAAGGGCAAGTGTTCCTTACATGATATCCTATATAGTCAAGGTCACATGTTTCTATCATGATGTCCTATATAGTCTAGGGCATGTGTTCCTATCATGATATCCTAAATTGTCATGGACTTGTGTTCCTATCATGATGGCCTATATAGCCAAGGGCTTGTGTTCCTATCATGATACTCTAGATAGTCCAGGGGGCCTGCGATTTCCATCATGATTTCCTAGATTTTTAAGGAGGTATGTTTCCCATCACGATTTCCAAGTTATTCAATGGCATGTGTTTCCTATATGACTTCCTACATATTCAAGGGAAGTTGACTGATAATTTCagcaaattgaattctttgtAGATCTAATTTTTCTGATCATTATTGCTCTTAAAGAGTTACTCagttatagttttcaagatacaaagcaatgaaaaaaaaggtaaaattcaTCAATTGGGACAAAAGAAGTTGCTTGAGAGTTTTGTTTTAATCCGCAAGCACATCGATCTTATACATTGTAAACATTGACATTGTACTTCtgttttaatttctgtatcTATAGGGGTTTTCATGATATTAGACAATCTTGCTTTTTACCCCTTTGTTTCTAATATCAGTCACTGTACGGTGTGAaccaatataatatttcatacaGCAAAGTAATGAAAGTTCATTAATATAATGAAGTTGTTTAGTTGAGAATTGTTCATGTGCAAAAACTATAAATtggtaaaattgaaatattctgTATAAAGATAAACAAGAACATGAAGAAACAGAATATAAAGATTCCAGCAGTTTATTATGTCCataaagattaaaaatgtaatacagTATATTTCTTTTCCAATTTCTATCAGCATGATCAGTACACAAACAGTTCTAGTAATTTATTATGTCCataattaaagattaaaaatataaatttattttctaatttctaACACTACACACACATACAAGGaatagaaaatatatgaaaatttagTTTACAATGTACATCTCATGGAGAGGTAATTATGTGTTTTTCAGACattaaattataatgtatgtacgttctatagtaacaaaatagCATCAAATTCCTATATCCATGTGCTTTGAAGAAGGCCTTTCTCCAGgtttgaatttttattgtacactcttttttatttcagtatttttgttataatacaaatattatcTCGAGCTACTTATATCAAACATTGAACTTCTGTTCATTTTACAGTTTTCTTTAAAGAATTTGGCAGCtgtctatatatataccatgtatacatgtacatactgtTGATCTTTAGAAttcttttctcatttttgtGGTATAATTGTTGCATTCTCATTATTGTATACAGTATTTTCCAATAAAATTCCCTTTCatgatgcatacatgtatatttttatatttatcatcaaTACTCAATTATTACCTGATTTGTTACACCTTTTCTAGTAACATTTAGTAACATTTAGGATGGTAACAAGTTgaatagtttatttatataatatctatCATCAATtacaaattgattaaaataatttcaccACTGAAACACATGGAATAAGAAGGCATGGATTCAGCCGGAGACGCACCAGGTGAGGGACACccatcaacatttaaaaaaaggtaatttaTAGGTAATAAAATCTTCTATTTCTTGGGAGCCCCTCATCATAGCTACAAATCTTGTATCCATAACTGGTAGAATATACTACATTGTACAATCACCTTATGACAAATCAAAAATAAGTATAAATGGAAAGTTCCtgcatagaaatattttatataataaaagacaCATCATGAACATATTATAATTGTATTCTAATTGAAAGACATTCTATGATGGAGCTGTTGCTTGGTTACACAACTGGAATGGTtaagatcataaaaaaaatttaagttatGGAAGGGATAGTTATTTGTCAGTTAGTAAAGATGAAGGTCTCTAAGTACAAAAAAGAACTGTGCCAAAAGTAGCAGCTATATAAAATAAGTTGCAAAATATAATGTGTACTTTAAATAGGGGATTGCGATTGTTATACTGTATTAAATGAATCcatgttatttaacttttttggtagCCTCTGGACTCAAAAAACACTACACAAATGAGTCAATTGAAAGGCGAGAGATAGTAATTTTTGAATtgctataaacaaaaataactatgcaaaaatttatcaaacttAGCTTTAATActatttcctttttctttttatgcccTTGCTGTAACAGAGGGAGCATTAaaagttttacccttgtttgTCTGTACATCTGTAAATATGTCTGTATGTCTGGAATGGGTATCAGTTCTCTAACTTGAAGttagcctcaaccaaatgttttgaaactgaACAAAATGTGCATTATAGTAATAACCATGAAACACAGATCAAGTGTGATTTTTGGTAAGATCACTTTTTCTGTTCTAGAGTAAttcccctttacaaatggaaaaaagtttgatttttttggtttcacCTTCTTTATGATATTCTGACATTATGGGTTTTCATTCACTGACTATAAAACTcagtataaagtatgaagtaTTACTCATTATACAAAACTTATCACATAAAACTGGATGATTATAGACATGATCGAACAAAGGAGCATTTATTCACATTAAACCATTTGGTTGTGTTGAAGTTTTGTCTTTATAACCTTTGAACATGCATGGAGCCTGAAACCAAATACAGGAAGCACCTGGATCATTCAATATCTTACTatcatcaattgttttctgaagaATTGTGTCTTCTTCAGAATATGAactaatattattattatattctgAAGATAAATTGCTAAGCTTGTCTTCTAAATTAGCAGaagattttttcttttcttccaaAGTATAATCATCATTGTTCAAACAGAAACTTCTCCTTGACAATCTTCTAGCCTTGTCTACACTagctaatacatgtacatgttttccTGGGTGTATATGTCCATGTTTTTCTGGGTGTAAATGTACATCTTTTTCTGTAAGATcacttgaaataaataatttcatcatTTCTTCTTCTAAAGAAGCATCTAATCCTGAGACATCAAATGGTTCAATTCCAGaaatttctatttcattttcttcatGAGTTAAATCGTGAGTGAACACATCACTGTTTGGATTGGAAATTAGATTTAAGGAAAACTGTGTTCCCCTCGATGGCATCTTAAAATTAGGTTTAGGTAAAAACCATTTTATTCCACTGTTTGCAGGTGCATTTAACATGACTATAGCATTAGTTGTACGTACATCTTTCAGCTTTCCTACAAAATCTTGCATAATTAATTCCCTCATTAGGTATCTTATACAGAATTTAGAGGATAAGTTGTTAGATTCTGGGTGATATGGTGGTAAAGTAATCAGGTAACACTCCTTCGGACTAACTGTGGTGCCCCCTAGGAGGAAAAGCACTTGGCGTACTTCTGGACAAATCTCAAAATTTTCAACAAGTTTTTCAAACAGTTCTTCTAAACCTTTGACCAGCTTGGTAATCTTCCTTAATTCCATTTTGGATACCAATGACCTTCTCACAGGTGGTTtctgaaattatcaaaatataagtttaaaaattatttcttaGAATTTCATTCTTCTGATTAAAGTAATATAATTCAAGTTGGAGAATGTAGAGTACAAATAGGTGATGTCTACTCTATCATCCAGGTTGATATGATTGACATAATGATTGGGCAGCTACGATTAATGATGTGTTTTATGTGTCTTGTCACATTGTGTTTACAAAGAATCACAAATTTACCTCTTAGTTCACAAGTTTGCTTTTGATactaaactgtaaaaaaaaaaggtcaaatactTCTCAATCATGAATgccatatttgaaatttataatcaaaagggagcttacatcaatagatattaaCAATTCTCCAAAGTTTAATGGGAATATATTGCTAAAAgcattttggatatttttatctgaaaactggaaaatcacctttatttaatgaataaaaccccataACTTGGAAACATAACAtcttaaatttatcaaaacttgAAAGGGAGCTCCattaattgatttaaacaaTTGACCAAAATTTTATGCAATTTGGTTAAACCTCTTGCTGCCAGTGGGACACATGTATGACATGTGTCCACACCAACAGTGCCAGAGGGACACATATGCCCATGTTCTAATTTATGCAAGCTGCTCATCATTGTTGTGggtcttttaaataatttaaaaagtacatgtataatatgtttCTACAATGTGTCAAAAATATAACGGTCATTACGACATGACTTCATTGTTTGGCATATGTCACGTCATAAATGTGGAGCGGTCGTATTTTCTGGCAGAATAAATGCAACACTGGAAAACAACtggcagcaagagggttaaatAGTTTTTGAGTAAATGTTCGACATGTAgttgacggacggacagacggacggacaaggGTATATCATAATAAGTCCTGTA comes from the Mytilus trossulus isolate FHL-02 chromosome 3, PNRI_Mtr1.1.1.hap1, whole genome shotgun sequence genome and includes:
- the LOC134712718 gene encoding uncharacterized protein LOC134712718 — translated: MAFRKNKIKSDSGKDLIFDGGIQSHTRCILVKEYLKYILYERQQIPVPYEQVKQGLKIMEDQQHNDIKTRPDQKPPVRRSLVSKMELRKITKLVKGLEELFEKLVENFEICPEVRQVLFLLGGTTVSPKECYLITLPPYHPESNNLSSKFCIRYLMRELIMQDFVGKLKDVRTTNAIVMLNAPANSGIKWFLPKPNFKMPSRGTQFSLNLISNPNSDVFTHDLTHEENEIEISGIEPFDVSGLDASLEEEMMKLFISSDLTEKDVHLHPEKHGHIHPGKHVHVLASVDKARRLSRRSFCLNNDDYTLEEKKKSSANLEDKLSNLSSEYNNNISSYSEEDTILQKTIDDSKILNDPGASCIWFQAPCMFKGYKDKTSTQPNGLM